In Candidatus Baltobacteraceae bacterium, the following are encoded in one genomic region:
- a CDS encoding single-stranded DNA-binding protein yields MAASFNKVIMVGTLVRDPEIRYIASGAGVTKFRIAVNPNKRDAKPEDTLFIDVVAWDKLAETCNTYLKKGMSCLVEGRLSIRQYDDKDGNKRQATEVVINTMQMLGSPRDRQEGDSFG; encoded by the coding sequence ATGGCGGCATCGTTTAACAAAGTCATTATGGTCGGAACGCTCGTTCGCGACCCCGAGATTCGGTATATTGCTTCGGGCGCGGGTGTAACGAAGTTTCGCATCGCGGTCAATCCCAACAAGCGCGACGCAAAACCCGAAGACACGCTCTTCATCGACGTCGTCGCCTGGGATAAGCTCGCGGAAACCTGCAACACCTATTTGAAAAAAGGCATGTCGTGCCTGGTCGAGGGACGTCTTTCGATCCGTCAGTACGACGATAAAGACGGCAACAAACGCCAAGCCACCGAAGTCGTGATCAACACGATGCAAATGCTCGGCTCGCCGCGCGATCGCCAAGAAGGCGACTCGTTCGGC
- the rpsF gene encoding 30S ribosomal protein S6 — MSTEYEVTYIFRPNLEENEVEERSNAIGELLKTQGGTVLGIERLGKKRLAYEINDVREGIYVVMRFQSEAAGSKELERLMTLNEDVMRALFIKLDKHALAAEKHALLNPPPPPAPEMASPRF, encoded by the coding sequence ATGTCTACAGAGTACGAAGTCACCTATATTTTTCGGCCAAACCTCGAAGAGAACGAAGTCGAGGAGCGCTCGAACGCAATCGGCGAGTTGCTCAAGACCCAGGGCGGCACCGTGCTGGGCATCGAGCGGCTCGGCAAAAAGCGCCTGGCCTACGAGATCAACGACGTGCGCGAAGGCATCTACGTTGTAATGCGCTTCCAATCGGAGGCTGCCGGTTCCAAGGAGCTCGAGCGCCTGATGACCCTCAACGAGGACGTGATGCGCGCTCTCTTCATCAAGCTGGATAAGCATGCGCTGGCCGCTGAAAAGCACGCGCTGCTGAACCCGCCGCCGCCCCCCGCCCCCGAAATGGCTAGCCCGCGCTTTTAG
- a CDS encoding efflux RND transporter permease subunit — MFNDHQNGQRPNAIAKFAVNRRIAVAMIATAIIVLGLFAIPRLAISLLPSFSPPVISVTVSYPNVSPDSIETLVTRPIENAVSRVAGIDTIESTSSEGSSRVRAQFHYGVNIDTAAVDVQEQVDRIRGQLPNDPSLQSPQISKFDPNSLPVVSAYVTDSQRSQRDLADLWTNQLADEFSAVAGVGSVNVGSSQTRAIMVQPDANLLAGYGLTADSLVARIKAENVNLPAGIVQISRNEYQIQTNALYTGAQQIADTILTTKNGAPVFVRDVAKVTDAIQEQRTFSRLNGQPAINVSITAQPDANVVGVASGIYAKIADIQKRYPSMKFGVTLDQRGFINDAISALEHTALYGAVLAVLVILLFLHSWRSTLIVAISLPISVLGTLFAAYILNYSLNTMTLGGLALAVGLIVDDAIVVIENIYRHYMRGENIVQAAQSAVTQIFSAVLASSITVITVFVPLVLIPGLQGLLFTPFAVMVMVAVGISLLVALTTVPMLATRLWAKERPTTNGGRKQGPYARFSASFDRQYERFSNRYKRWLTWSLDHPAPVFGTAAIIFVLTLVALRTGIVATEMFPPTNSRFASFSLRMPTGTALDVTNNVTKDVEQRLLRDPRVTDVGATVGSGGGGAQSSTNRSQIQATLKEGTNSADAGKFVALWQGALSGQPARGGGAGRTPSPQRRAQVHAMVGDPIPGLVVYGRTTDIVSRILSQGQDELSIMIYGPDVTTLSRLANEALPGLEQIPGITRPSASTTDAQPQLNITVDRMRAASLGLSTQAITQAIDTATSGSIASYLQVNGTQYPIIVQLPANQRRSYSSVAALALTVPTNGTGASLVNTTSATPGQSYSLTTVPLSSVASVTIGSGPSEITRMNKQREIEITAGLNGAPLGDAVSASALVMNRLAMPTGYHWDYGPGIAQQSSTFNNLALIVALAILLIYMLLAAQFESLLHPLVIITAIPLSLAGVVLALVITHRSFGLTAFIGILMLVGIVVKNAILVVEFTNQLRHQGRAPREALLEAAPLRLRPILMTTLATIGGMTPLTIGLEAGSSSQAPLGTVVIGGLLCSTVLSLVVIPTLYLWVANHIEPRFTQRAETSGVPKPRLETPAPRMPAPAHGAD; from the coding sequence TTGTTCAACGATCATCAAAACGGCCAGCGCCCGAACGCGATCGCGAAATTCGCCGTCAATCGCCGGATTGCGGTCGCCATGATCGCGACGGCGATCATCGTTCTCGGCCTCTTCGCGATTCCGCGACTGGCAATCTCGCTGCTCCCGAGCTTCTCGCCGCCCGTCATCAGCGTAACGGTCAGCTATCCGAACGTCTCGCCAGACTCGATCGAAACGCTCGTTACGCGCCCGATCGAAAACGCCGTTAGCCGCGTTGCCGGGATCGATACGATCGAGTCCACGAGCTCCGAGGGGTCCAGCCGCGTCCGCGCGCAGTTCCACTACGGCGTTAACATCGATACCGCCGCGGTCGACGTGCAAGAACAGGTCGATCGCATTCGCGGTCAGCTTCCGAACGATCCGTCGCTGCAATCGCCGCAGATCTCCAAGTTCGATCCGAACTCGCTGCCCGTCGTTAGCGCCTACGTCACCGACAGCCAACGCTCGCAGCGCGACCTCGCCGATCTGTGGACCAACCAACTCGCAGACGAGTTCTCGGCGGTCGCGGGCGTCGGCTCCGTGAACGTGGGCTCGAGTCAAACGCGCGCGATCATGGTGCAGCCCGATGCGAATCTGCTCGCCGGCTACGGTCTGACGGCCGATTCTCTCGTCGCCCGGATCAAGGCCGAGAACGTCAACCTGCCGGCCGGCATCGTTCAGATCTCGCGAAACGAATATCAGATTCAAACCAACGCGCTCTACACGGGCGCGCAGCAGATCGCCGACACGATTCTCACCACCAAAAACGGCGCACCCGTCTTCGTGCGCGACGTTGCCAAAGTTACCGATGCGATTCAGGAGCAGCGCACTTTCTCGCGATTGAACGGGCAGCCCGCGATCAACGTCTCGATCACGGCTCAACCCGATGCGAACGTCGTGGGCGTTGCGAGCGGCATTTACGCGAAGATCGCCGATATCCAGAAGCGCTACCCGTCGATGAAATTCGGCGTGACGCTCGATCAACGCGGCTTCATTAACGACGCTATCTCGGCGCTCGAACACACCGCCCTCTACGGTGCCGTCCTCGCCGTGCTCGTCATTCTGCTCTTCCTGCACTCCTGGCGCTCCACGCTCATCGTCGCGATATCGCTGCCGATTTCGGTGCTGGGCACGCTTTTCGCGGCCTATATTCTGAACTATTCGCTCAATACGATGACGCTCGGCGGATTGGCGCTCGCCGTGGGTCTCATCGTCGACGACGCGATCGTCGTGATCGAAAATATTTACCGGCACTACATGCGCGGCGAAAACATCGTTCAGGCCGCGCAAAGTGCGGTCACGCAGATCTTCAGCGCGGTGTTGGCGTCGTCGATAACGGTCATCACGGTTTTCGTTCCGCTCGTGCTGATTCCGGGACTGCAAGGTCTGCTTTTCACGCCGTTTGCCGTGATGGTCATGGTGGCGGTCGGCATCTCGCTGCTCGTCGCGCTCACCACCGTGCCGATGCTCGCAACGCGCCTGTGGGCGAAGGAGCGGCCAACAACCAACGGCGGACGCAAGCAGGGGCCCTACGCGCGGTTTAGCGCGTCCTTCGATCGTCAGTACGAACGCTTCTCGAATCGCTATAAGCGCTGGCTGACGTGGTCGCTGGATCATCCGGCGCCGGTCTTTGGCACCGCGGCGATCATCTTCGTGCTCACGCTCGTCGCGTTGCGCACGGGCATCGTTGCGACCGAAATGTTCCCGCCGACCAACTCGCGATTTGCGAGTTTCTCGCTGCGCATGCCGACGGGCACGGCACTCGACGTCACCAACAACGTCACGAAAGACGTCGAGCAGCGGCTCCTGCGCGACCCGCGTGTGACCGACGTCGGCGCGACGGTCGGCTCGGGCGGCGGTGGGGCTCAGTCCAGTACGAATCGCTCGCAGATTCAAGCCACCTTAAAAGAAGGCACGAACAGCGCGGATGCGGGCAAGTTCGTCGCGTTGTGGCAGGGCGCGCTCAGCGGCCAGCCGGCTCGCGGCGGCGGCGCAGGCCGCACGCCGTCGCCGCAGCGGCGCGCGCAGGTTCACGCGATGGTGGGCGATCCGATACCCGGGCTCGTCGTTTACGGGCGCACGACCGATATCGTCTCGCGCATCCTCTCGCAAGGCCAAGACGAACTTTCGATCATGATCTACGGACCCGATGTCACCACGCTGAGCCGGCTCGCGAACGAAGCGCTCCCCGGCCTCGAACAGATTCCGGGAATCACGCGTCCGAGTGCGAGCACGACCGACGCGCAGCCGCAACTCAACATCACGGTCGATCGCATGCGCGCCGCGTCGCTCGGCCTTTCGACGCAAGCCATCACGCAAGCCATCGATACCGCGACCAGCGGCTCGATCGCATCATACCTGCAAGTAAACGGCACGCAGTACCCGATCATCGTTCAACTGCCCGCAAACCAGCGGCGCTCGTATAGCTCGGTCGCCGCTCTCGCCCTGACCGTTCCAACCAACGGAACGGGAGCGTCGCTCGTCAACACGACCTCCGCTACGCCCGGTCAGAGTTACAGCCTCACGACCGTTCCGCTGAGCAGCGTCGCGAGCGTTACCATCGGAAGCGGCCCGTCGGAAATCACGCGCATGAACAAGCAGCGCGAGATCGAGATAACCGCGGGGCTCAACGGCGCACCGCTGGGAGATGCGGTCAGCGCGTCGGCGCTCGTGATGAACCGCTTAGCGATGCCGACCGGATATCACTGGGATTACGGCCCGGGAATCGCGCAGCAAAGCAGCACCTTCAACAACCTGGCGCTGATCGTGGCGCTCGCGATCCTGCTCATCTACATGTTGCTGGCGGCGCAATTCGAGTCGCTGCTGCATCCGCTCGTGATCATTACGGCCATTCCGCTCTCGCTTGCCGGCGTGGTGCTCGCCCTGGTCATCACGCACCGCTCGTTCGGCCTGACGGCGTTCATCGGCATCCTGATGCTGGTCGGCATTGTGGTGAAGAACGCGATCCTCGTCGTCGAGTTCACCAATCAGCTCCGGCACCAGGGCCGCGCGCCGCGCGAAGCGCTGCTCGAGGCGGCGCCGCTGCGCCTACGGCCGATCCTGATGACCACGCTCGCAACGATCGGCGGCATGACGCCGCTGACCATTGGGCTCGAGGCCGGCAGTTCGAGCCAGGCGCCGCTCGGCACGGTCGTTATCGGCGGTCTGCTCTGCTCGACGGTGCTCTCGCTCGTCGTGATCCCCACGCTCTATCTCTGGGTGGCCAACCACATCGAACCGCGCTTCACTCAACGCGCCGAAACGTCCGGCGTTCCGAAGCCGCGCTTGGAAACGCCCGCGCCGCGCATGCCCGCTCCCGCCCACGGAGCCGACTAA
- a CDS encoding sulfite exporter TauE/SafE family protein: MTLGNDAALAGVALLGGAINSVAGGGSFLTFPTLIFAGVPAISANATNNTAMWVGVLGSARGYREEIRAHRGILLPAILVSLAGALIGAVLLLKTPPTIFERLIPYLLLFATVVFALSPYFTKPHDGGRARSHSPIALALQFLVAIYGGYFGAGMGILMLAILGFSGLPNMNAMNGIKNALAIVINGVAIVPFFIAGVINWPLALLMAVFATAGGYLGSRLFRRVPSKVTRVIVIAIGVAMTAYFFLR; encoded by the coding sequence TTGACGCTCGGGAACGATGCCGCTCTCGCGGGCGTGGCTTTGCTGGGCGGTGCGATCAACTCCGTTGCGGGCGGCGGAAGCTTCCTCACCTTTCCAACGCTGATCTTCGCCGGCGTTCCGGCGATTAGCGCCAACGCGACCAACAATACCGCAATGTGGGTCGGCGTGCTCGGCAGCGCGCGCGGTTATCGTGAAGAAATCCGGGCGCACCGCGGGATACTGCTCCCGGCCATACTGGTGAGTCTGGCGGGCGCGTTGATCGGCGCCGTGCTCTTGCTCAAAACGCCGCCGACGATCTTCGAGCGGCTGATTCCCTATCTGCTGCTTTTCGCAACGGTCGTGTTCGCGCTAAGCCCGTACTTCACCAAGCCGCACGACGGCGGCCGCGCGCGTTCCCATTCGCCTATCGCGCTGGCGCTGCAGTTTCTGGTAGCGATCTACGGCGGCTACTTCGGCGCGGGTATGGGCATCTTGATGCTCGCGATTCTCGGTTTCTCCGGATTGCCGAACATGAACGCGATGAACGGCATCAAGAACGCCCTTGCGATCGTGATCAATGGCGTGGCGATCGTGCCGTTCTTTATCGCCGGCGTCATCAACTGGCCGCTGGCGTTGCTCATGGCCGTCTTCGCGACCGCGGGCGGATACCTCGGCTCCCGTTTGTTCCGGCGCGTTCCTTCGAAGGTCACGCGCGTCATCGTGATCGCCATCGGCGTCGCGATGACCGCGTACTTCTTTCTGCGTTAG
- a CDS encoding bifunctional (p)ppGpp synthetase/guanosine-3',5'-bis(diphosphate) 3'-pyrophosphohydrolase — translation MTIAELTAKVQAYDASLDASWLARVYEVADTAHGGQRRASGESYIEHPLAVAGILAELEMDRQTIAAALLHDVVEDTSLTSEQVAAEFGEEIASLVDGVTKLTRIPYQSKEEAQVENLRKMFMAMAKDIRVIIIKLADRLHNMRTLASLPPTKQLSIARETLDIYTPIAHRLGIWKIKWEMEDLCLRYIDPDAYREIVERVAKTRKERESAVASVVTGLRAEFGRLAINAEIQGRPKHFWSIYSKMKKGRDFSTIYDLTAIRIIVDSVKDCYAALGTVHSMWTPLPGRFKDYIAMPKPNMYQSLHTTVVGPEGEPLEIQLRTWEMHRTSEYGIAAHWRYKEGGKADQFENKLSWLRALLEWQKDMRDSRVFMENLKLDLFDSQVFVFSPRGDVFSMPAQGTPLDFAYTVHTDVGNHCVGARVNGRIVPLDHTLQNGDICEILVNKNGGRPSLDWLSIAKTSSAKHKIKQWFRKERREENVLAGQESVERELARSHVSFLELLRGDIIERIAHRMNFATPTDLFAAVGFGDVSTTSVANRIKDELKSGNVVDISTLTRPASVSRRTQRKTSGIRIAGVDDVLVRLSKCCSPVPGDPIVGYVTIGKGVSVHRADCPNVAYMTATPERMLEATWAGVTEITHAVDIEVEAADRPQLLQDVMAVFAELKTQVSSVTARVKRDRHALVSLTVQIHDLDHLHRILRKLETLKEIRRVYRVTKREAKSGTN, via the coding sequence ATGACGATAGCCGAGTTAACTGCGAAGGTTCAGGCCTACGATGCGTCCCTCGACGCAAGCTGGCTCGCGCGCGTCTACGAGGTTGCCGACACGGCCCACGGAGGGCAGCGCCGCGCCTCGGGCGAGTCCTACATCGAACATCCGCTCGCCGTCGCCGGGATTCTAGCCGAGCTGGAGATGGACCGGCAGACGATCGCCGCCGCGCTGCTCCACGACGTCGTTGAAGATACGAGCCTCACGAGCGAGCAGGTTGCCGCGGAGTTCGGCGAGGAGATCGCGAGCCTCGTCGACGGCGTCACCAAGCTGACCCGCATTCCGTATCAATCCAAAGAAGAAGCGCAGGTCGAAAACCTGCGCAAGATGTTCATGGCGATGGCCAAGGACATCCGCGTCATCATCATCAAACTCGCCGACCGCCTGCACAACATGCGCACGCTCGCGAGCCTCCCTCCTACCAAGCAGCTTTCGATCGCGCGCGAGACGCTCGACATCTACACGCCGATCGCGCACCGCTTGGGGATCTGGAAGATCAAGTGGGAGATGGAGGACCTGTGCCTGCGCTACATCGACCCCGATGCCTATCGCGAGATTGTGGAACGCGTTGCAAAAACGCGCAAGGAGCGCGAGAGCGCCGTGGCGTCGGTCGTTACCGGGCTGCGGGCCGAGTTCGGGCGCCTCGCGATCAATGCCGAGATCCAGGGCCGCCCCAAACATTTCTGGTCGATCTACAGCAAGATGAAAAAGGGCCGCGACTTCTCGACCATCTACGATCTCACCGCCATTCGCATCATCGTCGACTCGGTGAAGGATTGCTACGCCGCGCTCGGCACCGTGCATTCGATGTGGACGCCGCTGCCGGGCCGGTTCAAAGATTACATCGCGATGCCCAAGCCCAACATGTACCAGTCGCTGCACACAACGGTAGTGGGGCCCGAAGGCGAGCCGCTGGAGATTCAGCTGCGCACGTGGGAGATGCACCGCACGAGCGAATACGGTATCGCCGCGCACTGGCGCTACAAAGAGGGCGGCAAGGCCGACCAGTTCGAGAACAAACTGTCGTGGCTGCGCGCGCTGCTCGAATGGCAGAAGGACATGCGCGACTCGCGCGTGTTCATGGAGAACCTCAAGCTCGATCTCTTCGATAGCCAGGTCTTCGTATTCTCGCCGCGCGGCGATGTGTTCAGCATGCCCGCGCAAGGCACGCCGCTCGATTTCGCCTACACGGTGCATACCGACGTCGGCAACCACTGCGTCGGCGCGCGAGTCAACGGGCGAATCGTTCCGCTCGATCACACGCTGCAGAACGGCGATATCTGCGAGATCCTCGTCAACAAGAACGGCGGACGTCCTTCGCTCGACTGGCTCTCGATCGCGAAGACCTCGAGCGCGAAGCACAAGATCAAACAGTGGTTCCGCAAAGAGCGCCGCGAGGAGAACGTGCTCGCCGGCCAAGAGTCCGTCGAGCGCGAACTCGCGCGCAGCCACGTGAGTTTTCTCGAGTTGCTGCGCGGCGACATCATCGAACGCATCGCGCACCGCATGAACTTCGCGACGCCGACCGATCTCTTCGCCGCCGTCGGCTTCGGCGACGTCTCCACCACCTCGGTCGCCAATCGCATCAAGGACGAACTCAAGAGCGGCAACGTTGTCGACATCTCGACGCTCACGCGGCCCGCATCCGTCTCGCGACGCACGCAGCGCAAGACCAGCGGCATTCGCATCGCCGGCGTCGACGATGTGCTCGTGCGTCTCTCGAAATGCTGCAGCCCGGTGCCGGGCGACCCGATCGTGGGCTACGTGACCATCGGCAAGGGTGTGAGCGTGCATCGCGCCGACTGTCCGAACGTCGCATACATGACGGCGACGCCCGAACGCATGCTCGAGGCGACTTGGGCCGGCGTTACCGAGATCACCCACGCCGTGGATATCGAGGTTGAAGCCGCCGATCGCCCGCAACTGCTGCAAGACGTGATGGCGGTATTCGCGGAGTTGAAGACGCAGGTCAGCTCGGTGACGGCGCGCGTCAAACGCGATCGCCACGCGCTCGTGAGTTTGACCGTGCAGATCCACGATCTCGATCACTTGCATCGCATCCTGCGCAAACTCGAAACGCTCAAAGAGATCCGCCGGGTTTATCGCGTGACCAAACGCGAAGCCAAGAGCGGCACGAACTAG
- a CDS encoding adenine phosphoribosyltransferase — protein MDVTTLIRAIPDFPIPGILFRDITPMLKDKDGFKAAVDLFVEHYKGRRIDYVVAIEARGYMLGAPLAYAIGAGFVPVRKPGKLPYDKLSESYALEYGTNSLEIHADALGNGDRVLVVDDLLATGGTAAATKRLLERLGATVEGFAFLIELAALKGRDALPGTDVTTFIKY, from the coding sequence GTGGACGTTACAACACTTATTCGCGCAATACCCGATTTTCCAATCCCGGGAATCCTCTTTCGGGACATCACCCCGATGCTCAAGGACAAGGACGGATTCAAGGCGGCGGTCGACTTGTTCGTCGAGCACTACAAGGGGCGCCGCATCGACTACGTGGTGGCCATCGAAGCTCGCGGCTACATGCTCGGCGCCCCGCTTGCTTATGCGATCGGCGCCGGTTTCGTACCGGTTCGCAAACCCGGCAAGCTGCCGTACGACAAGTTGAGCGAATCGTACGCGCTCGAGTACGGAACCAATTCGCTCGAAATTCACGCCGACGCGCTCGGTAACGGCGACCGGGTGCTTGTCGTCGACGATCTGCTGGCAACCGGCGGTACCGCTGCGGCCACGAAGCGTCTGCTCGAGCGATTGGGCGCGACCGTCGAGGGCTTCGCGTTCTTGATCGAGCTTGCGGCCCTCAAGGGGCGCGACGCTTTGCCCGGGACGGACGTTACTACGTTCATCAAATACTGA
- a CDS encoding DUF4097 family beta strand repeat-containing protein, whose product MNSIAPVAVASLTLALLGCSSLANEISHDRSVQSHVHRVLALPATGNLNVKNVAGSVNVVAWNAPRAQVDAVVYGRSIDEIRNTAVDVHLDGDSLVVETTYPHDGASGASVDYTIHVPAGAGVRVANVAGDIAVDGTHAAVEVADTSGNVVVRNVDGDLKIATTAGNADASVLDIAAGGRVSVSTVSGSVRLHVPRSTSARVTAGSVAGSFSSDFPVRSKRDFVGVSASGTLGSGAATIHIETVSGSIALLASK is encoded by the coding sequence ATGAATAGCATCGCTCCGGTAGCCGTTGCAAGCCTGACGCTCGCGCTTCTCGGGTGCTCGTCGCTTGCCAATGAGATCTCACACGATCGTAGCGTGCAGTCGCACGTGCATCGCGTACTCGCCTTGCCCGCGACCGGGAACCTGAACGTCAAGAACGTTGCGGGAAGCGTGAACGTGGTGGCTTGGAACGCGCCGCGGGCCCAAGTGGACGCAGTCGTGTACGGCCGTTCCATCGACGAGATCCGCAACACCGCCGTGGACGTTCATCTCGACGGCGATTCGCTCGTTGTTGAAACCACCTACCCGCACGATGGCGCCAGCGGAGCGAGTGTCGATTACACCATCCACGTTCCGGCCGGGGCCGGCGTTCGCGTTGCCAACGTCGCCGGCGACATCGCGGTCGACGGTACGCACGCTGCCGTTGAGGTGGCCGATACCAGCGGCAACGTGGTGGTGCGCAACGTGGACGGCGATCTCAAGATCGCAACGACGGCCGGGAATGCGGATGCGTCGGTGCTCGACATCGCCGCAGGCGGCCGAGTCAGCGTTTCGACCGTTAGCGGCAGCGTGCGATTGCACGTGCCGCGTTCCACGAGCGCGCGCGTGACCGCAGGCTCGGTGGCGGGGAGTTTTTCCAGCGACTTTCCCGTTCGCAGCAAGAGAGATTTCGTCGGCGTTAGCGCTAGCGGAACCCTTGGTTCGGGCGCGGCCACGATTCACATTGAAACCGTCAGCGGATCGATCGCGCTGCTCGCGAGCAAATAG